The Callithrix jacchus isolate 240 chromosome 7, calJac240_pri, whole genome shotgun sequence DNA window TGAACCTGCCCCCAGCTTCCCGCTAAACCGGGGGCGTGCCCATCGCGGCGAGGTCCGCAGAGGCCCCCGGAAGGTGCGGGAGGTCACTGGGCAGCTCTGGACGGGCCGGCAACCTCCCGGACGCCACGTGCAGTACCCGGCGCAGCCCTTCAGTCCCTGGGGCAGCGCCTGCCCTTTGGACGGTTCTCTGGAAGGCCGTCCGTTTTCTGTGCCTGCCACACGTGCGCCACAGTCAGAAACGCCGTTGGACGTTCACAGAAAGGGCAGATGCTGCTGAAGACCCGACCCATGGCAGAGGGTTTTCAGAGCACGGAGAATTGCATCGGGGCACGGGCCTGGGAAGAACTCAGAGGCCTGACTCGCACGTGGGACAGTGATCGGTGCAGAGGCTGCCCGGAGCAGGCACCCGAGGCCACGTGCAGGGTGGTCCTGGGCCACCAAGTCCTGGAAGCTGGGCCAGGAGCTTCGGAGCATGGGTTTCTCTTTTTGCCCCTCTCGCCCTTAGGCATTTAGTTACCCGCCCCACAGTCTTCTCACTGTGCCGTTTCCGCAGAAATTACAATGGTGCCTGACTACACCCAGTGCCTCTAATCTTCCCCGCCAGTCTCTTCTCGCTTCTTGGCAAACCTGTCCTTGGAAAACCCTCTGCCAACTCCTGTTACCCTGATCAAATCCATGCTCTTCAGCAGGCTCGTGAGCTCTTTGCAAAGTGGCCCAAGAGGCATCATGCCCTGCCCTCCAGCCACTCCTGGGGGCTCCTGCAAGGCCAGGCATCCCAGCTTCTTTCATTCAGAGGTCACACACGCCGTGATGTCAGCTACCCGTGAGCTCCTGCAGAGGCTGCTGAGCTGGGCTCTCTGCCTAGGACCCTGTGATCATCAACACGGCACTAGCTTGCAGTGGACACGACCAAGGGCTGGAGCTTTGTGTGACTCTGAGTGACTCACCTCCCTGCCCTGGGAGCTTTGATGATGTCCACAGACAGGATCAATAATTTCTCAGGTACTCTCCAGTCCTGATCTGCCCAGGTCTCAGACAGCAACTTCTAGGCCCCCATAACTACGGGGTTTAGGGCCCCATGCAACTGGAACATCCCTTTGTCAAAGCCTAACAGGACACTAAGCCTGCTCCTGCCTTCTCCATGCTGCCTTCTGCCTGGGGCTCTGTGACAGGTGGAGTCAGCCATTGCCACCAGCAGACGGTGGGCACTGCCCTgaagtcttctttcttttttttctttttctttttttttttttgagacagtcttgctcttgtcaggcaggctggcgtgcagtgccgcaatcttggctcagtgcaacctatgactcctgggttcaaacgattcttcctgcctcagcctcccgagtagctgggactacaggtgtgtgccaccacacccagctaatttttttatttttagtagagacggggtttcaccaggttcctgacctcaggtgatgcgcccgcctcggcctcccagagtactgggattataggcgtgagcccctgcgcctggctGCCCTGAATTTTTCTGATCCTGTCCACTGGCATCCATGTGTCTCCtgctgggagggagaggagatcTCTGGCGTGTCCCTGTGGCAGAGTGCCTGGGATGCTTGTTCAAGGGGAATGCAGTGGCCACCGAACAGAACGTCAGCCCCGCCTGTGAGGTGGTAACCAAGGCGCCAGACCTACTTACAATACAAAGGGTCTCAGCAGGAAGATCACAAAGCCCTAAggccaggaaggagagaaaagtggCACCCTCTTCGTGTCCCTCGCTGAGGGAGCTGAACAGGAGGTGCTTTCCCAGGACCGAGAGTCAGTGAGGGCTGAACGTGCAAAGGcccggcttgagcccaggtgacGGATATGAAAGCGGACCTGTGCCTGGAGGGGCATAGGCAGCTCCACAGTGAAGATGGGCATACCCTCAAATCTCACCTCCCTCACTCCTTACCCCATTCTCACCCCAGAATCTGCAAAGCAGTACAATGTACAGCTACCTTCCATTCCCCAAATCCAGCCTCTGAacctttgctcatgctgttcccCACACCCGCCCTGTAGTGACCTTGTCCCCATGGTCCTCATGCCCAATCCTACTCCactagaataagtgccatgtctGCCTTTGAGCATCTCTGCCATCCCCTGGCCCCAGATAAAATTAACCTCCCTTCCTCTGAACACTAATCTGAACCCAGATTAGGGTCTTGTTTGGTCTACTGTCAAGTCTTGATATTTGTGCCCATACTATATCCCCCACCAGGCTATGAACTCAAAGATGGTAAACTCATCCCATCCCTATCACCTCCTCCAGGGCCACACATATATAGAAGGTGTTCAGATTATATGGGTTGattcattgaatgaatggatggatggacagatggatgaatggacagacaaatggatggatggatggatggatgtaaaCATGGTTGAATGAAGGATAGAAGGATGGTCGATAAGGATGAGTGGGCATATGAACGAATGAATGAGTGGCTGGTTCCATGAAAGACAGCAGGTGATCGGATGGGTAATAGGGGTGGGAGAGGAGGATGGACACTGAGGGGCTGGGAGGGTAAATGGTGGAGAATTGGGAAGATGGATAGAGAAGTAGATGGATGGAGTAGGGAGGATAGGCCAGCTTTATTCATTTGTTCCAACTCAGAGAGCTAAGACTTGGGATGGAAATGCCTCCCCAAAGCTCCCCAGCTGTAATGGCAGAGCAGACAGGGATGAAGGCCAGGCCCACTGCCGCCTGCCCGCCGTAAGGGATGGTACAGAAGGACCGAGTGGCCACTCACCTCTTTCACAGAGATGCACGTGGCCCAGATGAGCACAAACATCCTCCCCAAGAGCTGCAGCCACCCCATCTTGTGGGTCAGGGCCAAGGGGTACAGAAGGtctgggaagaaggaggaggggtggTCAGAATAGGGAGAAAAAAGGGCTGAGCTGGCCCCAACACTAGAGCAGCCAAAACAGGAAAAACGCTCAAGCCAGGTCAGAGGCCAgagttaaaccccatctctgtacAGGTCAAGAGAAGGAAGAGCCACTCCCTGactcccaccctccccatcctTGATGGAAGCCCAGATCTCTACAACGAGGAGTATCATCCAATCCATGCTAAGCACCCTCATGCTCTACTGCAACAGCCTTTCCAGAATCCTCCATATCCAAACACTCAACATGGCCTCATAGCACAGTTAATAAAGCTGAGGCTCCGTGCCCCATGTGATGAATGGGAAACCAAGGCCCAGCAGGCAGGGAGCGCTTAGCCCCCTCCCATTTCCTGCAGCCCTCACAGCAGAAACACCTGACCAGTTCTATATTTAGACAGAGACCCTGGGCAGGGTCTGAGTCTGAATTCTCCAACTTCCCCCAACGTGGGTCTACCTGGGACTCAGCACCTGGGCCTTAGCCCAGCCAAGCACTGGAGACAAACTCACTTCCCTAGAAAGTGTGAAGGACGACTGGGGGCCCACCCAAATCCCCTGGCCTCCCTggggctcagtttccccatctgcacgTGGGGCAGCTCCAGCTCTGACCACCCCCTCTTCCCCCTGCAAGGGGCCCACATACCTCCTCCTCCCGGGGTCAGTAGTATGAGACGAGGGTCAGGGTCATGGTGTAGAAGTAAAAGCAGGACAGAAAGAACATGTTCTTGGCAAACGTCTTCCACTTCATTCACAGCAGCGTTTGCAGTGGCTCCAGAGTCAGCATCTCATGCCGGTTCTGCGGGGGAAGGCCAGCAGTCACATGGAGGCGAGGGAGGAGAGGGCACCAAGTTCAAAAGGTCTGTGGGAGCTCCAAGTCAGCGTTGCCCTGGCGGAAGGGGCCATCATTTACGCCCAGTGGACTGGGTTGGCCGGAAATGCTGGGAGGGTGATGCCAGCTCCTGAGGCTCCTCCCCAGGGTGCTCAGGCAGCAAAGGCCAACAGAGCCCGGGTTCAAGCAGGAGGACCCGAAGCACAGCAGAAAGTGAAGGCTAGAAGTGGGCAGGAGATGGTGACAGCAGTTCCAGCCCCAATTTGCCCTTCCTTCACTGTGTGACCTCGGGACAGCCtgaccctctctgggcctcagactCCTCACCTATACAACTGCGAACAATCCCTGTCCTGCCAGCCAGGCTGCTGTGAGGCGCTGGGAAGACCCAAGGCCGGGAGACTCTGGGAAGCACAACTCTTGGTAAAACATGAAGGCGGAAGGCCCAGCCTGCTGCCCCGCTTCCCCCAAGAGCTGAACACGCTTCACCTGTTAGAGTGGACGGTATCCCTGTTCACAGGAGGAGGACAGTGTCAAAGGCCTGGTCTCACCAGACCCAGGGGGTTCCCATCCCGTCGGTCAGGAGAGCTCCTAGGAATAAGGCCAAGTCTCTCCATCCCACACCCCAGCCTATAAACCCTATAAAAGCCCCAGGACAGTGGCCAATCTGGGCAGCATCCAGCTGCTCCTCTCTTCACCTCCATTTGCACCAAACTCTTCCTGCTAGCCTTCTCCAGGAAGGCCCCCCCGATTTCTCCAGCAGTGCACTCTCTGACCCTCATTTGGGACCAGTTTTTGGGAGAGAAAGCATTCTGAGCCTGGCCATATACACCAACAGGGGGTGGCAGAGACACAATATGTAAAGGATCAGCCCCagccaccccttcacccacactcacactcacacccacacccacactgcCCTGGATACTGGGTCCAGAAGACCCCCCAATCACCACCACTCAGGTCTACAGTCCAAGATCAACCAGGAAGAGTCAGGCCCAGCATCTGTCCCAGGCCTCCCCTTCTGTGCCTGACTCTGCCCACTAAGGCAAAGAAGTGTGGGAGGCAGACAtggtggggagggctgggagcACTGGGTCTTCCCAGCGTCTGTGAGTCCCTGGCCTGAGGCTCAGCCCTCGGTGCACTGCTCAGCCTGCCCAGGAGACCCACATTGATGTTGGTGTTGTAGACAGTGATTTCCAGCACTGAGTTGTCCGTGGTGGTGTCCACATTGATGAGGTTGTACAGGGAGGATGACATGGGTGTGTACCCAGTCTGTGAACTTCCTGGACAGGCTTCAGAGCCACTTCTTCTTGATCTCACAACTCAGGATGTTCTTCAGGATCTAGGTTGGGACGAGGCACAGCCGTCAGCTGTAGAACAGGGGCTGTGGCTAGCAGGGCTGGGCCAGCCAGAGGCGGGCTGGGCCCAGGAGATACTCCCACCCAGGACGGGTGGAGACCTGCCTCTGAGCCTGGAGTGGTGACCCCGGGGACCCATCTTTATCTGTGGAACATGCACGAAGCTTGCCTTTGTGCCCATCTCACGGGAGGTTGTGAATACCAGGGAAAAAGGTGTGAAGGTTCTTTGCAGGCTGCAGCAACCTGCACAAGCAGCTCGAGATCCTCACACCAGCTGCAGCCCCGGTTCAGTGAAAAATGCAGGCACTGATGAtttcttagaaccagtttccatTTGTTCTGGACTTGAGAAGAAGTCAGAAGTCTTCCCAGCTGCCCCAGCCCACCCTCAGCCAAGACCCCTCCAGCTGTGGCTCACCACTCTGGCCAGGCGGGTGGTAATGATAGGCACCACCCCCTACAGGGAGGTCCATGGGACTTTGGTAGGTCAGTGATCTTCAAAACTCTGCTCTGTATTAGGGTCACTGGGAAACTCAGAAATTCCCACAGcatggctgggcgcaatggctcatgcctgcaatcccagcactttgggaggccgaggggggtgggtcacttggggtcaggagttcgagaccagcatggccaacatgaggaaaccccatctctacgaaaaatacaaaaataagctgggcatggtggtgcatgcctataatcagactcaggaggctgaagcaggagaatcgcttgaacctgagagacggaggatgccatgagccgagatcacaccactgcactccagcctgggcaatgaagtgagaccgtctcaagaaaaaaaaaatgccacacgcagcagctcatacctgtaatcccagaactttgggaggccaaggcaggaggatcacaaggtcaagagatggagaccatctggctaacatggaaaaaccccgtctctactaaaaatacaaaaattagctgagcatggtggcgcacaacttagtcccagctccttgggaagcctgaggcaggagaatcacctgaacccaggagacgggggttgcagtgagccgagaccatgccactgcactctagcctgcctggcaatagaacaagactgtctcaaaaaaaaaaaaaaaaaaaaaaaaccacagcatCAGTTAATGAACTCGAAATCTCTAGGGTGGGACCTGGAGTCTATTTTGCAAAGCTTCCTGGGTGGATCCAAGAGCAGGGATCGGATTTTGGATGCAGAGCTGCTGCTCTCTGGCTTCCTACTTTCTGAAAGCTGAGCCCTGGGTCACCCCAGGATGCGGACATGGGCTTCCTAGGGCACCAACACAAGACCCAAGAGGAAGGGACTGCTGGGAAGGATAGCATCCAAGGCCTGGTCTCAGCTGACCCAGGGGGTTCCATCCTGTCTGTCATGAGAGTCCAGCCAGAGAGCTCCTAGGGATAAGGCCAAGTCTCTCTGTCCCGCACCCCAGCCTGTAAAAGCCCCAGGATGGTGGGCAACCTGGGCAGCATCCAGAAAAGTTTTCTGTAGGACACGGAACAGAGGAGGGGAGCAGGGGACAGGTGCCCCCCCCCCATGCTGGCCACAGCGGGCACACTGTCCCCTAGAGAACAAGGGCGTCCTGGGGCCATGCTTCATGCAGGAAGCCTCCTCCCTGGGCTGGGGCGGCAGGGGCAGCACACGCCACAGTGTCACACAGGGAAGCCAGCCTTGGAGAAAGCGCCATCTGCAACCACAAGCTGATTCCTCAAAGCCTCGGCAAGCTGTGGCCCTGAGTGTGGGCAGAAGCCTTGGGGAGGCAGCCACACAATCCCTCCTCTGTTGAAGCTgttctccagctcctcctcccccaTGGGAGAATAAATAGGGCCCTTGTGGGGCCCAACCCTGGCCACTTGGGAGAGGACCAAGGCCCTCAGGGCAGCTGATGGGgattgggaggggaggggatggggggaggggggagagggggtgGGTACCCCAAGGCTGGCACTGCTGTGATTACTCAATAGCCACCACCCCCCAGCGTCCTCCTGCGGCTTCCAGGGAGCCATGGCCTCCTCGCAGAGGGCAGAGAAAGCGAAGCTGAGGAACACGCTGGCTCCCCAGGATCAGTCCTCCAGAACATGAGGCCCAGCCATGATTCCAACCCCTGAGAGAGATCCGTCCAGCcttcaccaaggctcccagctaAGCCTCGACTTCTCAGCCGCATCAAACAAGGCAAGAAGGACCCAAAGCAGCCACACTCTGCTGGGGACGTGGCATGGtgctttcctttcccttcatGATATCAGCAATATATACCATGGCCAGCAGAATAACCCCTGAGGTAGGAACCCCTGGGTCCCGGGGCTCTGTTGCAAGCTGCTCCTCGGCCTCAGCCTCTTATGCTGCCTTTCACGAAGTAGTCCGTTGGGCCTGATGAGAGCGTTGTAGGGGTAGCCACAGTAGGCCAGCATGTAGGGGTCACAGGAGTACACGTAGCTGGGCTGCTGGGCCGCCTCGGCCACGCTACCACTCCTGGCCGCCTTCTGGTAGCGTGAGTACTGCTCCTTGTCCACGGGCATGGCTAGTGTGACCTCCAGGCACGAGCTCTCCAGCTCAGTGCCGTTGAGGTTTGTGGCATGCTCGGTGTCTTCGCTCGCATCTGGTGAAGTGCACGAAGGTGTAGTCAGGGATCTTTTTGACACGCTCCACACAGCCAGGGTTGAACTGGCCGAAGCTCTTCTTGATGGTGTCCTCGGTGGTCTGGATCATGAGACTGTACACGCAGAGGATCTTCACGGTCTCCATCACGTCCTCGTCCAAGTCGATCTCGGGCTCGGCCCAGTCCATGGTGATCTGGTGGCCCCACAGCTGGATGCGGCCGGGCATGAGCTTGCGGCGCGCCATGGCGGCCGTGTGGTAGCTCGTACTCCACGAGGGCAAAGCCACGGTTCTTCATCTTTTCGGCCGCGCTGGCATAGACGATCACATCCAACATGCCCTCGGTGACCTTGGCGATCTCCTCCAAGATCTTGTGCTTCTTCATCTTGGGGATGCCCCCGATGAAGAGGTGGCAGTTGTCCACGCTGCAGCACACGCCCAGCAGGCGGCCCGGGTGGATCTCATAGTTGTTGAGCTCGTGCAGGGTGCGCTTGGCCTTGTGCTTGTGGCAGTACATGATGAAGGTGTAGCTGTGGTTCTTGCCGTCGAAGCCCATCATGAGGGGCAGCTCATAGATGCAGCCCACGGTCTCGAACACGGGCACCAGCTCGTCCTTATAAACGTCACGCAGAATCTTGCCCACGAAGACCTCGCAGCCGCGCTGGGGGTGCGGGCCCTCCCAGCCCAGTGGAAGGCTGCCATACTCGCGCTGCCTGTTCTCCTGCACCATGCTGTAGCCGGTGCCCTCCATCAGCGCCAGCAGCGCTGCTTCATTGGGCGTGCACGCCATGCCCTCAGGCACCTTGGCCGAGGACCCGGTGGCTGAGTCGCTGCTCATGGCTGCGGTGGAGTCCTCTGCAGTCATGTCAAAGGCATCCACAGCTGGCGGAAACCTGTTGTATTGTATAAAACATTAACTGGGCtcggcccagtggctcacgcctataatcccagcactttgggaagctgaggcgggcagatcacctgaggtcaggagttcaatacaaaaaattagctgggcatgtaatcccagctactagggagactgaggcatgagaatcactcgaacACAGGAGAccgaggttatagtgagccaagattgtgccactgtgctcccaCCTAATCCTTGGCTAAAGCACTTTGCAGAGGTTCTCCCAGAAAGAACGTGAAGAGACTTGCCACATTGAATGCAAAAGGTCCAAACATCTATGTAGATGCCAAATCCCCTGAGTTAGGACCCTCCCAGCACGCAGGGATTCCTGGGAGGCCAAACAATAAGCTGAAGACTTTGAAACACaggctctttttttctctcacaggCAGGGACCTCTTGCTATTGAAAAGCATGGACCCTGGGGCACATAAACATCTCTCCTCCACTCTCCTTTCTTCAGGTAAAATCCAAAACCACCAATTGATTTGTATGGTTCTTTGTAAGATACAGAACGAGAGTAGACAGGAAAATGCAGGCAGCTTCCTTGGGATTTCTCTGTTCAACTTTTGGAGTGCCCTTTGAGGCAAATCCTTATGTGGCTGGGTTCCATCCCAATGTCCTCATGTGGCAGAAGCTGCAGGTTAGTCCTGGGACTGAAGGGCAATTGACCTCACTTCTCCTAGGCCTCAACTGGTGTTCTTGAGGAAGAAGAGAactctaaaagtttggaaaacatttagGGAAACAATGAGGAAATCTTGTCTGGCCTGTTAGAggtctagacatccaaatacaagaagctcaaagaataaCTAGAAAATTCATTACAAAAAGCTTatcacctaggcacattgtcaccaggttatctaaagtcatgacaaaggaaagaatcttaagagctgtgagacaaaagcaccaggtaacctataaaataaaacatcagattaacagcagatttctctgcAGAAGCTCTATAAGCTAAAAGGAACTGGGGCGTCCCAATTtcttcagcctccttaaacaaaacaattagccaagaattttgtatttagtgaaactaagcttcacaaatgaaggaaagTTACAGTGTTTTTCagtgctgagagaattcaccactaccaagccagtactacaagaactgctaaagaGAGCTCTCAATATTGAAACAAATTCTGGAAACAAATCGAAATAGAGCCTCTTTAAAGTacaaatctcacaggacctataaaacaaaaatacaagaaaaacccACCCAGGTATACAGGCAACAAACAGTATGACGAGTGGAACAGCACCTcgcatctcaaaaatacaaaaaaaacccaccaaggTATACAGTCAACAAACAGTATAATGAATGGAACAGCACCTCACATctcaaaaatacaagaaaatccCACCAAGGTATACAGGCAACAAACTGTATGATGAATGGAACAGCACCTCGCATCTCAAAACTAATGTGAATATAAATGGCTTAATGCTGCACTTAAAAGACACGCAATTGCGGAAAAGATAAGAATTCAGCAACCAAGTGTCTGCTGCCTTCAGAAGACTTACCTAACACAGAAGGGCTCCCATAAACCAAAgataaaggaatagaaaaacatgttccatgcaaatggacacaagtgatcaggagtagctattcttatagcagacaaaacaaactttaaagcaagagcagtaaaaaaagacaaagagggacattatataatgataaaagaccTTGTGCAACGGgtaaatatcacaattctaaatacGTATGCACCTAACATGGAGCTcccacatttataaaacaattactactagacctaagaaatgagttAGATGGCAGCACAA harbors:
- the LOC144577180 gene encoding uncharacterized protein LOC144577180, whose amino-acid sequence is MVPECRYPPAPPSWCAPRWFRCSAVGVAEGVPETPGRGPQPDDDDGCGGWGKKKPVVGTGASEEKNSDSQAEAAPPSLEPAPSFPLNRGRAHRGEVRRGPRKVREVTGQLWTGRQPPGRHVQYPAQPFSPWGSACPLDGSLEGRPFSVPATRAPQSETPLDVHRKGRCC